The following proteins are encoded in a genomic region of Magnolia sinica isolate HGM2019 chromosome 1, MsV1, whole genome shotgun sequence:
- the LOC131246193 gene encoding uncharacterized protein LOC131246193, whose protein sequence is MADYKKMLTAKYIKDKDPAVVRDSPAPPGIPMEDWLVFVNQHGTEEFKRASERNKINRSKLKGPVCLGRNSIAVLRHQMAKERNLTSDAEIGRCDVYLRAHTSKDKVVQYPDLVEKLDELYSSNPSSKITGVNDALTRLVGSDSRGQMRGLGCSITKTGLKMSAPARSKVENLIKEKDGLVQEIFDIKKSLAKIEAWMELQQHAQSTQNLSSPTIAKSAQALLFCINFTNEKLQQHFNQEEYIKEEINWSYIEFVDSQIDQLIFPWDVSRI, encoded by the exons ATGGCGGATTACAAGAAAATGTTaactgcaaaatatattaaagaCAAGGATCCTGCAGTTGTGAGAGATAGTCCTGCCCCCCCAGgcatccctatggaggattggttaGTCTTCGTAAATCAACATGGCACTGAGGAATTCAAGAGAGCAAGCGAAAGGAATAAAATCAATCGgtccaagctaaaaggacctgtgTGTCTTGGGAGGAACAGCATAGCTGTTCTTCGCCATCAAATG GCGAAGGagaggaatcttacctctgatgccgagataggtagatgtgatgtttacttaagagcccatacaagcaaggacaaagttgtccagtaTCCTGACCTTGTT GAAAAATTAGATGAGCTTTATTCTAGCAATCCTTCTTCTAAGATTACCGGCGTTAACGATGCCCTTACACgg ttggttggttctgataGTAGAGGGcaaatgcggggtctaggttgctcaataactAAGACAGGACTGAAGATGTCAGCCCCTGcccgttcaaaggtagagaatttgataaaagaaaaagatggcCTAGTGCAGGAGATATTTGATATAAAGAAATCATTGGCCAAGATAGAGGCCTGGATGGAGTTGCAGCAACACGCACAATCTACTCAAAACCTCTCATCACCAACAATTGCTAAATCTGCTCAGGCATTGTTG TTCTGCATtaatttcacaaatgagaagCTGCAACAACATTTTAACCAG GAAGAGTACATAAAAGAGGAAATCAATTGGAGCTACATAGAGTTTGTTGATTCACAGATAGATCAGCTA ATATTTCCATGGGATGTGTCTCGCATTTGA